Proteins from a single region of Bombus pascuorum chromosome 5, iyBomPasc1.1, whole genome shotgun sequence:
- the LOC132907164 gene encoding serine/threonine-protein kinase polo, whose product MSKDEKECVIPDVIYDVNSGKSYIKGRFFGKGGFAKCYEIRESKSHRVFAGKIVPKSQITKSNHREKMTQEISIHQTLNHKNIVGFYGFFDDPQNVYIILELCRKRSMMELHKRRKALTECETRYYMKQILDGVHYLHQNKIIHRDLKLGNLFLSDDLQVKIGDFGLATRLEHEGERKKTLCGTPNYIAPEILTKVGHSYEVDIWSIGCIMYTLLVGKPPFETSSLRETYARIKQVQYKIPNYIGTVAMSMISNMLQGNPSKRPSITKLIKDPFFSSGFMPHSLPLSCLTMAPRLDLLEMHNQRKPLSEMNTNVGGEGQDFVFRVPNSPARKTKPADAINEVQKLNLDIKKMLQTLREQLSAVLKSKPCRETTSSTDEMTDPAAQPVLWISKWVDYSDKYGFGYQLSDDGVGVMFNDGTRLIMLANCFNIHYINREGDELYYTVREYPSELDKKMRLMNFFLKYMKEHLMKAGSSVAVKPCDAMSRIPYMHQWFRTQSAVVMQLTNGTVQINFLDHTKIIMCPLMAAVTYIDTEKNFKTYRFQTIQENGCCKGLAKNLAYAYEKLLLMLSNPQTR is encoded by the exons ATGTCAAAAGATGAGAAAGAATGCGTTATTCCTGACGTGATATACGACGTAAACTCGGGAAAAAGTTATATCAAGGGACGATTTTTTGGGAAA gGTGGTTTTGCAAAATGTTACGAAATCAGAGAATCAAAGTCACATCGTGTATTTGCTGGGAAAATTGTGCCAAAATCACAAATCACAAAGAGCAATCATAGAGAGAAAATGACGCAAGAGATTTCTATTCATCAAACTTTGaaccataaaaatattgttggcTTTTATGGTTTTTTTGACGATCCAcagaatgtatatataattttggaGCTGTGCAGAAAAAGg TCAATGATGGAACTACATAAACGTAGAAAAGCATTAACAGAATGTGAAACAAGATATTATATGAAGCAAATTTTGGATGGTGTACATTACTTgcaccaaaataaaataattcacagAGATCTAAAATTAGGTAACTTGTTTTTAAGCGATGATCTGCAGGTTAAGATCGGTGATTTTGGTTTGGCTACTAGACTAGAGCATGAAGGAGAACGTAAAAA AACACTGTGTGGAACACCTAATTATATAGCACCAGAAATTTTAACTAAAGTTGGACATTCTTATGAAGTTGACATATGGAGCATTGGATGCATTATGTACACTTTACTTGTGGGAAAACCTCCATTTGAAACATCGAGTTTAAGGGAAACCTATGCTAGAATAAAACAAGTCCAATACAAAATTCCTAATTATATTGGTACAGTTGCAATGAGCATGATTTCTAATATGTTACAAGGAAATCCATCCAAACGCCCTTccataacaaaattaattaaagatccatttttttcttctg gtTTTATGCCACATAGTTTACCACTGTCATGTTTAACAATGGCACCACGCTTAGACCTGCTGGAAATGCATAATCAACGTAAGCCATTATCTGAAATGAATACTAATGTAGGAGGAGAGGGACAAGACTTCGTATTCCGTGTACCTAACAGTCCGGCGCGTAAAACAAAGCCTGCGGATGCAATAAACGAAGTCCAAAAACTGAATCTTGATATTAAAAAGATGCTTCAGACATTGAGAGAGCAGTTGAGTGCTGTATTAAAATCTAAACCATGTAGAGAGACAACTTCGTCAACAG ATGAAATGACTGACCCTGCTGCGCAACCTGTACTTTGGATAAGCAAATGGGTTGATTACTCGGATAAATATGGATTTGGATATCAACTTTCTGATGATGGTGTGGGTGTAATGTTCAACGATGGGACTCGTTTAATAATGCTGGCTAATTGTTTCAATATCCACTATATAAATCGCGAAGGAGATGAATTGTATTACACAGTCAGAGAATATCCCTCTGAATTAGATAAGAAAATGAGGCTAATGAACTTCTTTTTAAAGTACATGAAAGAACATTTGATGAAAGCTGGTAGCTCTGTTGCTGTGAAACCATGTGATGCGATGTCTAGGATACCTTATATGCATCAGTGGTTTAGGACACAGAGTGCTGTAGTTATGCAATTGACTAATGGAACAGTACAG ATAAATTTCCTAGAccatacaaaaattattatgtgTCCACTAATGGCAGCTGTTACGTATATAGACAcagagaaaaatttcaaaacttaTCGATTCCAAACTATACAAGAAAACGGATGTTGTAAAGGTTTGGCTAAAAATTTAGCGTACGCCTACGAAAAGCTTCTATTAATGTTATCGAATCCTCAAACTCGATAA